In Candidatus Thermoplasmatota archaeon, the genomic stretch GTTAACAGTTAAAGATACGAATGGGGCGACGGTATGTAATACCACGATTGCAATGATCGATGCTGGAGATACAAATAGTCAAAACAATGCCGCTGGATCATCATTTTTCTCCATTCTACCCGAGATTCCACTCGTGGTCATTGTTGGTGTTCCGCTCGGGGTGATTGCGGGTGTGGTTGTTGTGGTCCTGTATCTGTGTAAGAAACGGTAACCAGTTCAATGGTGAGAAGAAAACTATAAGTTCTAGGGTGAGATATCAGGGTGGCGGAGAGATGCGACATAGCAGAGCAATATTTGATAGGAATGGTTTAGCTGGGGTTATCGAAGCATTGCTCCTCGTTGCGCTTGTAGCAATTGTGATATCGGTGATTCAACTGCAGTATATCCCGCAGGTGATGGAGCAGCGAGAAGCAGAGCATATGGATCAGATTTCAAACCAGTTTGCAACTTTGAAATCAATGATTGATTTGCAGGCGATTACGAATTCATCAGCTCCGATTTCGACAATGATTACGTTGGGGAGTCGGGAGCTTCCGTATTTTGTGACAGTTGGGTCTTCTGGGACGTTACGGACGTATGAGTATAACGATTCATATCTGAATATTTCGTACAATTATTTTGTGTGTCCGTTAACCTCAATTCAGTATGAATCTGAGAATTATTATTTCATTGATCAAAGTTATATTTTGGAAGGCGGAGGAATTATTGTTGCGCAGGCGAGTGGTGAACCTGTGATGCGGGTTGATCCTTCAATCCATGTTGTGAATCGAACGAATGATCTTGATATTTATTGGACGTTACCCATTATCAAAGGAATTTCTGGAAAGAATATGACGTCAGGAAATGGAAAATGCTTTATTCGAACGAATTGGTCGAAAGGTCAAGTAGTTTCAATTCCTGATGCCAATAGTATCTATATTCGAACACGGTATCCAAATGCATGGTATGAAGCGATGCAGAGCCGTTTGTCAAGTAATGTGCAGTACGACGTAGGGACAACGTATCTTGAAATTACGGAGAAGACAAAAAGGATAAATGTGTACCTCTCATATTATTATATTTATACCCAGATTGGTATCGGTTGGATTAAATAGAATGGTTCTTGCCATTGCCTAAGGAAAAACATAGTCGGGTGCTATGACAGAAAGTAAAGTTGTTGAAAAAAAAGCATCGCGGGTGTTGCGAACCGGTATTAGTGGGTTTGATAGTCTTTTTTCTGAAGGAGGCATTCCGCGGGGGAACTCAGTGTTGATTGCAGGGGGAACCGGGACTGGAAAAAGTACGTTGTGCAGGCAGACCTGTTTTAATCTGGTTGCGTCAGGGAAAAATTGTATGTATGTGAGTTTTGAGGAAAGTATTGAGAAGATCGTGCGAAGTATGGAGATTTTTGGGTGGGATGTGAAAAAACATATTGATGAGGGACGGTTGTTGATTCAGAAGATTAACCCGCTTGATATTCTTCGGATGAAGTTTGGGTCGCTTGGGGGTTCCGGATCAGCAACTGAGGTGTCGTATAAGATCAAGCCGTTGATTATCCCAAAGGATTTCCATCCTGAGTTAATTGTCGTTGATTCGCTTACTGCGGTTATTTCAGCATCAATCAGTAAAGAGAAAAATTATCGGGTGTATCTGCAGCAGTTGTTTAGTTTTTTTGAAGAAACCAATGCGACGTCGTTTTTGATTACGGAGACTGAGCAGATGCCGACGCGTTTTAGTGATACGGGAATTGAGGAGTTTTTAGCAGATGGTATTATTGTGTTGTATAGTATCCGGAGAAAGGATCGGCGTGAACATGCAGTTGAGGTGTTAAAGATGCGGTATACAAACCACGAACGTCGGGTGGTTGCACTGGATCTCTCAGTCGATGGAATCAAGGTATTTCCAGATAAGATTGTATCGTTACAATAAAAAAAGAGTGCGGGTATCGTCCGTTGTTTTTTTTGTTAGAGGTAGGTGAATGGTTCTTTGTGGTCGTCGATCTGTTTAAGGTTGTACGTAGCAAAGAGGCATTCGATGGTTTTAATTTGTTGTTTGGACAATCCGGTTCTTCGGAGGATGATGTTGTCGTATTCATCATAGATCGTGAGGGAACCTGTCTCTTGGTTTGTGATTGCTTTGTAGATGTGGTCGTTGTGAACCCAGATCCAGATGCGTGCTCTGTGCTGTGTCATGCTACCACCATTGTTGTTGTTTTTGTTCTAATGATATATTTATATTTATAAATATATAAACATTTTCATAAAAATTAATATATGCCAATATGTGGCACGCTTTTTAGATGATCTGAGCATACGACTCTTGAGGACAAAATAATTATACACGCAATGCTATTCATGGATTATGCCTCTAACAACAATTGAAAAAACAACAGTAGGAAAGCTCGAACGGTTAAAAACCGGTGTCCCAGGTCTTGATGATATCATCTCAGGGGGCATTCCAAAGGGAACAATTACGCTTGTATCAGGACCCCCCGGGAGTGGAAAGACGATTCTCTGCTGTCAGTTTCTCTATCAAGGTGTTCTCGACGGCGAGAAATGTTTGTTTCTGACCCTTGATAAAAAAGTTGAAGGACTTCTTGCTCAAATGACTGAGATTGGGTTGGATTTTCAACCTGCTATTGACAAAGGTCAAATCAAGTTCCTCTTTCTCAACATCAATAAAAAACTCATCTATGAAACCATGACTAATGAAATCCTCTCAGGAAATTACAGCCGCGTGGTTCTTGATTCGATCACACCGCTTTCAGAGATGCCAATCTATATAAACAACCTGGAATTCTCAAAAGATATCAGCATCATTGAACCGCAGGAGTTTGCCGCTGGTGAAAACGTGCCGGTTCGACGGCTCCATCTTCATTACATCATGAATGTGTTAGAAACCGCAACATGTACCTCGATGGTCACTTCAGAGCTTCCGACGAATTCGACGCTGTTATCTCGAGATGGGCTCTCTGAATTTCTTGCTGATGGTGTCATCGTCCTCAGTCTTGATCCAACTATGGATCGCAGGAAACTTGCTGTGATGAAGATGCGGAGC encodes the following:
- a CDS encoding ATPase domain-containing protein codes for the protein MTESKVVEKKASRVLRTGISGFDSLFSEGGIPRGNSVLIAGGTGTGKSTLCRQTCFNLVASGKNCMYVSFEESIEKIVRSMEIFGWDVKKHIDEGRLLIQKINPLDILRMKFGSLGGSGSATEVSYKIKPLIIPKDFHPELIVVDSLTAVISASISKEKNYRVYLQQLFSFFEETNATSFLITETEQMPTRFSDTGIEEFLADGIIVLYSIRRKDRREHAVEVLKMRYTNHERRVVALDLSVDGIKVFPDKIVSLQ
- a CDS encoding ATPase domain-containing protein, which gives rise to MPLTTIEKTTVGKLERLKTGVPGLDDIISGGIPKGTITLVSGPPGSGKTILCCQFLYQGVLDGEKCLFLTLDKKVEGLLAQMTEIGLDFQPAIDKGQIKFLFLNINKKLIYETMTNEILSGNYSRVVLDSITPLSEMPIYINNLEFSKDISIIEPQEFAAGENVPVRRLHLHYIMNVLETATCTSMVTSELPTNSTLLSRDGLSEFLADGVIVLSLDPTMDRRKLAVMKMRSTKHTLKPQNIEIGKGGIRLV